The uncultured Desulfuromonas sp. genome contains the following window.
GGTGGTGCGCGAGACGGCTCCCCCCTCTTGCGTGACAGCATTGATTGAGCGTTTTGGCGCTGATCTGGATGTCTTGTTGCTCGAGGGCTTCAAGAATGCGGACGTCGACAAAATTGAGGTCTATCGCTCGAGTCTGGGCAAAGCGCCGTTGTTTACGCATCCGGATCGTTATCCGCGCGTTGTGGCTGTGGCCACGGATACCCCCTTGGCCGATGACGCGGCACCGCAGCAATTGGACCTCAACTGTCCCGAACAAATTGCCGAATTTATTCTTAAACGCAACGATACAGCTCTCAAGGTGAGCGCATGACTCTGGTTGATCCGTATCAACGCACCATCAATTATCTGCGTCTGTCCATTACCGACCGGTGTAATTTGCGCTGCCGGTATTGCCGACCGCATGGTCGGGCGGCAAATCGGACCCGCCGGCTGTTACGTGACCGGGAGATCCTGTTTTTGGCTCAACAGGCGATTGATCTCGGGGTGGAAAAGATCCGTATCACTGGGGGCGAGCCTTTGGTACGCCCCGGTGTGATTGGTCTGCTTGGTGAATTGCGTGCTCTGGATGGTTTGCAGCACCTGGTTCTGACCACCAATGGTCTACTGCTGTCACGTTATGCGTCTGATCTGGCCGCTGCCGGGGTTCAACGGATCAATGTCAGTATCGATTCCTTACGCCATGATCGATTTCACGATATCACCCAAGGGGGGTCACTGGTGGAGTGGTGTCGGGGTATCGATGCTGCGGAAAATGCCGGTTTGACGGTTAAGCTCAATGTGGTGGTCATGGCCGGGGTCAATGACGAAGAAGTGGTCGATTTTGTCCGTTTTGCCAGTCAGCGGGGCTGGACCGTGCGCTTTATTGAATATATGCCGTTTGCCGGCGACCACTATAAGGCGATGGATGAACAGGTGTTGCGCGAACGTCTTGATCGGGCAGGTTTTTCGTTGACACCGTTGCCGTCCGGAAAAATCGCCGGACCGGCGCGTGAATATGCTGTGGCTGGGGGGGCAGGGAGAGTTGGTTTTATCTCTGCGCGTTCCTGTCCGTTTTGCCAACAGTGCAACCGCTTACGCATTACGGCTTACGGTGAAGGGCGCGGATGTCTGTTCAGCACTGAAGGGATCAATGTGAGACCGGCGCTGGAAACGTTTGACCGTGAATTGTTGAAAGATCAGCTGATGCAACTGGCCTCT
Protein-coding sequences here:
- the moaA gene encoding GTP 3',8-cyclase MoaA, with amino-acid sequence MTLVDPYQRTINYLRLSITDRCNLRCRYCRPHGRAANRTRRLLRDREILFLAQQAIDLGVEKIRITGGEPLVRPGVIGLLGELRALDGLQHLVLTTNGLLLSRYASDLAAAGVQRINVSIDSLRHDRFHDITQGGSLVEWCRGIDAAENAGLTVKLNVVVMAGVNDEEVVDFVRFASQRGWTVRFIEYMPFAGDHYKAMDEQVLRERLDRAGFSLTPLPSGKIAGPAREYAVAGGAGRVGFISARSCPFCQQCNRLRITAYGEGRGCLFSTEGINVRPALETFDRELLKDQLMQLASQKPQQYVSLDRGEQVVMSAVGG
- the mobB gene encoding molybdopterin-guanine dinucleotide biosynthesis protein B, which translates into the protein MTQPVLCALSGWSGSGKTTLACAIVRYLERRHRMRVGVIKHDGHRFPVDVSGTDTCRLAEAGAVRTVLCGEDGLVVRETAPPSCVTALIERFGADLDVLLLEGFKNADVDKIEVYRSSLGKAPLFTHPDRYPRVVAVATDTPLADDAAPQQLDLNCPEQIAEFILKRNDTALKVSA